Proteins encoded together in one Anopheles darlingi chromosome 3, idAnoDarlMG_H_01, whole genome shotgun sequence window:
- the LOC125953845 gene encoding autophagy protein 12-like: protein MSVDSATGSENVAEKELAANVENLSLNEQKVEKQEIKKIDIVLHATGSAPILKQKKWSVDQEKPISAIIKFIHKYLKLDAEERLFLYINQTFAPAPDQVIKNLYDCYGTNGKLVLHYAKTQAWG, encoded by the exons ATGTCTGTAGATTCGGCAACGGGCAGTGAGAATGTGGCAGAGAAGGAGCTGGCAGCTAATGTAGAGAATCTTTCGTTGAACGAGCAGAAAGTGGAGAAACAAGAAATTAAGAAAA TCGATATCGTGCTACACGCAACAGGAAGTGCGCCCATtttgaaacagaaaaaatggTCCGTTGATCAGGAGAAGCCCATCAGCGCGATTATTAAGTTCATTCACAAATATCTAAAACTCGATGCGGAAGAACGACTG TTTCTGTACATTAATCAAACGTTCGCACCTGCGCCAGATCAGGTAATCAAAAATTTGTACGACTGCTACGGCACGAACGGAAAGCTCGTTCTGCACTACGCCAAAACCCAGGCTTGGGGCTAG
- the LOC125953844 gene encoding NADH dehydrogenase [ubiquinone] 1 beta subcomplex subunit 5, mitochondrial, with amino-acid sequence MAIFSSLARSGAISARVGSVLNKPALLEASKNALVSTRSMSGGHGPKNFTITPSRFQWHKFKDLFHYYIMIGLIPVGAVVFYTNVFVGPATLTETPADHTPKHWEYYRHPISRFISRYILPSPQQEYEKMLHHLHEENEKAMIRALEKQVREKMAERNDYQSYYYRPAIGKYHRVAKEAAEELEALRGD; translated from the exons atGGCAATCTTCAGCTCTTTGGCTCGTTCTGGGGCAATTTCGGCCCGTGTTGGCTCGGTTCTCAACAAACCGGCCCTGCTGGAGGCTAGCAAAAATG CCCTCGTTAGCACCCGCTCGATGTCTGGAGGCCATGGCCCGAAGAACTTCACGATCACGCCGTCCCGGTTCCAGTGGCACAAGTTTAAGGACCTGTTCCACTACTACATCATGATCGGCCTAATCCCGGTCGGAGCAGTCGTCTTCTACACGAACGTCTTCGTTGGACCGGCAACGCTGACGGAAACACCGGCCGATCACACGCCCAAGCACTGGGAGTACTACCGGCATCCGATCTCGCGTTTCATCTCCCGCTACATTCTGCCGAGCCCGCAGCAGGAGTACGAAAAGATGCTGCACCATCTGCACGAGGAAAACGAGAAGGCGATGATCCGTGCGCTCGAGAAGCAGGTGCGTGAGAAGATGGCCGAACGGAACGATTACCAGTCGTACTACTACCGCCCGGCCATCGGTAAGTATCACCGGGTGGCCAAGGAAGCGGCCGAAGAGCTGGAAGCGCTCCGTGGTGATTAG